The genome window AGCGCACGCTAACAATCCCCTTCGGCGAAAACCCGCAAGAGTTCCTGAACCTACACCGGTCCCCAGGAGAAGCTTACCGAGCGAGAATGATCATTCGTATTTCCCTCCTCAGGCGTCCCACCACCAGCTGCAGCGGGACGATCGCCGACCTTCCGCTCCGCCATCTGACATCTCTCACCGAGGTCCTACGCCATCCAGCACTCCTGGTGCGCCACATTCAAGCTATAGCCAGTACCCCCCCAACTGGGAAGTTCAAACGCCCGGCAGTAACGGCAACGGCAACGGCAATGGCGACGGCGACAAATCTGGCCGGTTGGGTAAACGAAGGGCaagagacgaagaggaggacggtGACGATGAGCGGAATAAAAAAGTTGTATCGGGTCCCGTGGCAGGACAAATGTATAGCAAAAAAGTGGCTGCTGTCGCCGAGCACTGTATGTTCTTAATCATCTCTTTGATCATCGACTCTTCGAGGCTGACGTGGTGGGCAGATAATGCTCGACCAGAAGTAGGCGTCGAGCGCCGTGAATTCTCTCCCATTATCGGTCTCAAAAAATTCAACAACTGGATCAAATCGGTGCTCATTGGGAAATTTGCACATAGACCTCGAGGAAAAGTTTTAGATGTAGGGtgtggaaaaggaggggaTTTGAACAAGTGGAAACAAGCCAGGATCGGGCTTTATGTCGGGCTCGGTAAGTCCACCCATCGTCTTTTGCCTATCAAAAACCATACAACAGCTGATGAGAATGGGGGGTTGTAACGGAATAAAGATGTGGCGGATCAGTCGGTACAACAAGCAGCAGATAGGTACAGGCGGATGCCTAGACCTGGATTTGACGCATTCTTCTATGCTCATGATTGTTTCTCTGTACGCCCCCTTTCCttcgtttttttttccttctcatctcccttgTGTTACATGTTAATCGTATctgtcctcttcccttccctcccgcCCCGCCCATCTTTTGAATTCCTCCTGTAGAACCCACTGAGTGACGTTCTCAGCCCCGAACTTCAGATCAAAGATCTCTACGACAATGTCACCATGCAATTCTGTATGCACTATGCATTTGAGAATGCCGCAAAggcaaggatgatgattgagaaTGTATCGAGATATCTCCGCCGGGGAGGGATCTTTATCGGAACGATCCCTAATGCTGAATTACTCTTGCaagttttttctttccctccccttcttcttattgTCCCCGTGAAACCAACGGATGCTCCGATGCTGACGCAGTTTACATCCCACACAGAGAAAGACTGAACGAGTTACCAGAGCATGATGAAGAACTTCGATTTGGCAATTCGTGCTACTCTATCCAATTTAGAGAGAGGCAGCATAAGGGCGTGTACGGACACGACTATCGATTCTATTTGACAGATGCGGTGGAGGACGTCCCGGAGTACCTCGTGGACTGGGAAAATTTCGTCTCGTGCGTTTTTATTCTTCTTAATTCATTCAGGTTAGGCAACGGCACTTACCCTCCCCATACTTTGCAGACTGGCTTCCGAGTCTGGTCTTCGATTGGTCTACAAAAAGGCGTTTCATGAAATTCTccaggaagaaaaagatagCAGAGATTTCGGCCCACTCTTGGGTAAAATGGGAGTGCTGAATGAGTATGGGGAGAGTGCGATGGATGCGGACCAGTGGGAAGCTGCGAGTAAGTTTTTGCAAATAAAACGATAACCCCCTCTCCCCGCCCCGCGCCCCCGCCCCCTTTGTGAAAGAATTGTGCTCACCCTTGATTTGATTACAGATTTGTATATGGGTTTTGCGTTTGAAAAAATGTGATTTCAACAACCGACACATACACAAACATTAGAAAACTGAActtgacgacgacgacTTAATCATATCATGTACATTGGGCTcatgtttctttttttctgctTGTCGAATTCGATTCATTTTCATGATGAATAGGGAttggagggaagggggggaagtagaaaagaaaaagcacATAGGAATACATacccctttctttttttcagGGCCCGTAGAGGTCAATTGGGATCTGAGCCACATTGGTTGTACTGTATGTTAAGTATTTTCTTGGCCTTCGTTTTCGATACCACCaggatatatatataaagATGCATTTGCAGTTTCCGCCAACTTCTCTTAAAAGAGTTGAGAGGCGGTGGCCGCGGCGAACCGCAGTTACAGTCTTAGAATTCTATGGTAGATTTACGGGGGGGCATGTCCTAGCGTCCCAACGCTTCAATCAGAAACCTTGCTCCGCTAAATAGTCGGTCTTTTGTGGTAATGTACTCATCAGTCTGTGAAAATATCAACCCAAACCACAAAATACTCACGACCTCGAGGTAAAAGGTAGCAGGTTTAAAAGCTATTGGCTTTCCCGTCCACCCAGCTACAGCATACCTAACAGTATTGACCCATCCGACCCTTTTCTCACATCAGTATAAAACTTTCATGACTGTTGACACGTAAATTGGTTCTTTGCTCACAAGTCCAAATGATTCACTCCCACCAGGGTACCCCTATATTCGCCCCACATTGCACTATGGACAGAGACTAATCCATCATTTGGTCCTTCCTTTGCGTAGATGATCGAATGAGGCCATTTAAAAGTATCAAGCAAACCCGGATCGAAACTGGCGCCCCAGGAATAATACTTGACATCTTCGCTATCAGTCACCTCCGTATTGAATTCTTTCATCGAGTTTGTGCCCAGAGCACTGAATGCCGAGCCATCACCAGATTGTGGGAGACGCATCGTTTCTAATAGCCCAAGTAGTGCTGGTAATCGCTCTCGTCCGATGACGTTATCAATTAGATAGTCGGCGAAAGGTGAACCACGGTGAGGGGTGGAGATGGTCGTCAGAGAGATTGGCTTGAAGGACTTGTCTTTGATCTGAGATACAAGATACCGGCAGTCAAGACCGCCCTAAGAATTTATATCAGCTATCATGATGTCTgagtgaaagagaagaagaaaagtatTACTAACCATGCTATGACCTATTAGGTTGATTTCCCGCCCGGGATATTTCTCCGAGATGAAATCTGCGAGAATTCGAGCTCGGTCTTTGATAGATGATGTAGCAGGTACTCTAGCAATTAAGACTTCTACACCGTTCGATTCTAATACTTCCCTTATACCCCTCCAGTGGGATATCTGAAGACTGCGCTGTGTCAGCGCCAGTTTAAAAAGAGTCCATGATGACATACGGCGGCATGCTGGCGGGACCAAGATAATCAAACCCTAAAAGCCCGTGGCAGAACACTACAGGGTGCTTTGGAGACCGATCTTGTCATTACCTCATAAGCGATAATCTCACTAATATAGGTATTCAACGTACATTTCTTCCTTAACTtttcctgctcctcttcaaccgTGTCTGCtttatcttcctcactcATCATCTGGTCCACTTTCCCCTtattccctttccaccatCCACTCGCCCAAGTGCCCCAGTCATCCTGTGCGGAAGACGTAGAGAAATTCGGCCTTGCAAAATCTAGACTGGGCTTCGACGGGAAAGACACACGAGGGAGAGCGAAATTGAAATTGGGCATGATCTTCGTGCCGGATGACTCTCCGGCCGACTTGGCAGCGGGAGTTGACAAAAGCCCAGTTATTGTCCTTTGAAGGTGTAAAGAAGGAGCATCTGAGGATGCAGAACCTCTGCGACGCGACGATAGTTCCAGAGGCAAGCCGGTAGTAGGGTCAAGATCAGGAAAAGGCTCGTCTGACAGTGCCGTGGTAGGCCCCGATCTTTGCCATGAGCTCGACCCTTCACCTGCTCCTAAGGCAATGCCTTCTGATAGGGACCATTGCCGTCCATGCTGAGGTCGTTCAAGGGAGGGGCGACTCACGCTTGATGTTGGTAGCGTAGATCTTGCAAGCTGAGTGAGTAGACGGGGATACCGCAGCCGTAAAGACATAGGATAATGAGCGAGAGGGGGTTCAGGTATGGGTGAGGGACAGGTTCTGTCAAATGATGATTCAAGGCTTGAGGAGAGAGACGGTGGTGATATTGAAGTGTGTATCGCCTCGTCTATGAGAGCAGGTACAGGGCGATTGGATTCCTCAGTTGCTTTCAGATGTATAAGGAGAGGTTCTGCCCTTTGCTTGCCTTTGCGCCTACTCTTAGCAGCTCCATCTGCTATTTCAGTGGATGGCGGcggttgatgatgacgaatGTCGGAAGAGGGCTGCGAGTTAAGAGTTTGACGTGTGGAATTGCCGAAGTTGTGAGGATGAGACATTGCCTTTACAGGATGGTATAGGACTTTGGTGGCTCTTGGGAGCATTCACGTCGGAGCACAGGACAATAATGCTGTCGACGAAACACAGATATGGACTGATGCTGTTGGAGATGACCGCATAATCGACTTTTAACGACCGATCGACGATGTCACTGTCGACGTCATGATTTATGCTGTTTGTTTTCATTCAAGCGAAACATTCATCTCCTATCCTTCGAAAGCGTCCTTTCTACTTCATGTTACCATTTTCTTTGCCAAATTAACTACAATGTCTTCCCCTCATAAACAATTTAAACTCCAGTCACATCAGGGCAGAAGACTTAACGAGCCCCTCCTGCCACTGCATCTCGCCTTGGCCTGGATAATCATTCGTGTTTTCCCCATCAACAGCGATCTACAGAGCTTACTTGTGTATTCTTCGCAGTTCACGCAAAAGGTGCTCCACATTGTGGCTCGTGAAATACTAGATGTAAGTGTGCGATCAAAAATAAGTTCTTCAAATTCAGTTTTTGACTGGCAGTTCCACAGGTTGGAAGCGAGCCAGCAACTTTCGGATCTCTTAAGACGGAACTCGACCGTCTCGTCAAGGCCGAAACCATTCAAATAATCaaaaagaatgaaaagaagaggtcgCGAGGCGTTCATGTTGAACATGAGTTTGAAGACGCTGAAGAAAATCGAAGCTGGCTTGGTGACATGGTAATGGAAACCTGTTTGACTGTCAATGCCAGCTAACCGACTTATTAGAGCGACAGATTCGATGACGTAGCAGATGGTTGTAGTTTTATCGATGGCAAGTATTTGGCTAGTATTTTCAAAAGCAGCATCCATTATCCTGACACTGCCTTAGGTCTGGATAAGGAGTTACGAGAAAGACTGAACTACGGggacgacgatgaggtAAGCGCCTGGATAACACTATTTTGCTGATCAAGCGCAGCCGATTGAAATGCCCCCTCCAATAGTGCGTTCCATTTCTCCAGTGACCTTCCTGCTATTCTAAACTATTTCCATAGGAGCGACACTCGCCCCTTGGTATATTCTGCCGAAATCTCATCAACATACTCCGCAAACTTTCCTTCGATGAGACTGCCCATCTTTCAAGAGAGGTATCTAAATGGTGTGGAGTAGGGTCTAGCCGGTCATCGAAACCGGTAACTGCGTGGTCTCTTGATCGTAAGTTTGATGTGATCTGAGAGAGGTTGCGGCCAATGGTGGCTAACTCAACCGACAGGTAAATCTGGCATGGAGGACAACTTGGACAAAAGGATTCAAGCTATGCAAGAGTATGCAATTTCCATTTCACTTATAGTATATGACTAATTATTTTATTAGCTACCAGACAGCAAACTCGTCAGCTGACTATTCCGGAGCCCTAGCTTCCTTACGAGGGTTTTATGATTATCAGTTCCCTTCCGCCAACAAAGGGCAACACCAACATGCTTTACTAAACATTGCCGTATTCCATTACTCAACAGGAGGCCTAGAATTTGCACGGTCGGTGAGCTGAGTACCCTCCATGGTGTTGTATCTAGGGCTTACAAGATATTAAGGCCATTGATGAGGCCATCCGCGTGGCACGGACGGCCGATGACAAAGCATGTCTTCAGCACTGTACTAGGTGAGCTTCGTTGCAGCTAATACTTCAGAACTGTCCTCATGATAGCCAGTCTTTCGCAGCGTCTTGAGGCAGAAGTCAACGCTCTGGCTTTTACAGCTACTGAAACGGTGAAAATTCACCAGACACCAATACCTGTCTCTCGCCTGCCCAACGTTTCCACGCCGATGGATGAGCTATGGACAGTGAAAACTGCCCTTGACCTTGTAAATGATTTTTATCGGTTCATGTGGTATCTTGAATGGGCTGATGCCTTACAATAGGGTGAACCTGTGCACATTGCATTCCGACGCATTCATGCAGCGTTAGGTAAGGAGTACCAAACCGAGGccttggatgatgaagatgagcgTCTGTCTTCGAAGCAGTGGGCGACTGGACAAGGACTGGAGGAGACTGCCTGGTATGCAACTCAGGCTGGGCTATGGAATCTTCTCGGTGAGTACGCCAGTATGACTTTGGAGACTTTATAGGGAGCGCTGACAGCAACAAAGGTTCAAATGCTTTAGCAAATTTCCACGAGGAATTAGCGCTCAGCGAAGTAGAACCTTGGAGTGACGGACGCTTGACAATTATTCTTGCTCAGGCACAGAGGGTGAGTTTCAATATCAGACGGGGTATCTTTGTTGACAAATGCCGGTGATGTTAGATTGCTGAACAGGGAGAATATGACCAAGCGCTCGCGGTCTTGCTTGACATTGTAAACTTACATGGAATAACAATATCTCAGTACCACACATGGGCAAGAACTGTATGGGCATTATTAGAGCGGCGAGCAACTTTGAAGTCAGTTGTTCATTCTCAACCGGAAACAATATGGCTGCTGACTGGAAAGGTAGCGGAAATCCTGATACTCTCTCTTATCTTTTATCTCTACAGCCTCCCAAACACTATTCCTCAAGAGTTGGGCCGGGGGGGCCTTTACGAGAGCATGGACATCCCAAACCTATTCCACTACCAATGGACGAGTACTATGAAGCAGTTAAGAACGATGGGAAATTTTCTACACAAATATCTCTGCTTCAGGACTACGTCcgttcttccctttcaacGGCTACGAAACTTCAgctttcctcctcaccatctcatctcGTTTTGTCACATGTTCTGTCGGCCCTCCAACTATCAAGTGAGCTCGGCATGTGGAGACTTTACAGGTTTGGAGTGGTAGTGCTCGCAGAAGTTATGCTCAGCATGGAAGCAGTACCTTTGAGCCGAAAGGCTATCCATGAAATTGAGAGCGTATGGTCACCGGTAAGTCTAATGAATTGTTCCTTGCGAGGAAGTAAGCTAACAGGTTATTAGCTTATTGCGTCAGGCGACTACGAGGCGCTGGCGAGAGGCGCGCTTGTCATGGCCAAAGGCTACATTGATCTTTCACTGGATAGTGGGTCCACTACTGAACATGGTCCGTGTCTTACAACAGATCAACGAAAAGCGGCTAACAGTCTCCCAGACTTGGCCAACGATCACCTTTTAGAAGCTTTCACGTACGCTAAACTTCTGGAATCCCGCTCGCTTGTCATGGAAATAACCTCTCTGCTTGCGCTCCTATCCGAATTGCGCATATCCGGAGGATTCTCCGATAGTGCCTACATCAGCGGCAGTAAAAAGAGTAGGGATGGTATGGTCGCTGCCTATGAGAAAGCGCAGAAAGGCATAGATGAGGCATTCTCCAAAGGGGACATGATTGCAAGGGATGTGGCTGAAGTGGTCAAATGGGTTGGTGTGAGAGTTgctgaaggatggaaatgaaGTCATTGGAGCCACCATCAGTCTATGCGACACCTCTACACTGGAGCGAAGTTGCTGGACCCCGTTGCCATTGTTAATGCTTACTACGTATGAGCaatgataataataataatactcCAGTCTCGCCTCTGTGAGCAATGGGTCATATTTCGTCGTGTACAGCATACCTGTTCATGCTCTATTGTCTATAGGAGCTATTACGAAATGCCAGCTGTATTTTGAGAGCAGAGTTTGGTTGTCAGTCTCCCTCCTTGTTCTGCGTTACTCACTACAAGACGGAACTGAAGGGGAGCGGAGCTGGTGGTTGGTTACTCAAGCCTCCGAATTCAGGTCCCATTATGTAAAGTAAAGTTGAAAAAGCGGCCACATCCGCCGGATACTTACTATTATCTTCACCACATTAATTTTGAGATTTTGGGAACCCAGAGGCAAGCGGCAAGAATTGCCAAAGGGCTTGTTGTTTCTATCTTATCACTTTCGGTATCTATACAAAAGGATAATCTACAATGGTGAGTATAAGCTCTCTTAGTCACTGATGTGTAGCTTTCATTGATTCCTACTTAGCCGCCCCGAACAAAAGCTCAGTCGTCTGGACTAGGCAAAGCGCTGATCAATCGCAAAGCCAAGGAAGCCGTTGCACCTAAGGAGTCCCAGCTTGTACGTATGGTATCTAATTCTAACATGCCAGAGTTCTTATTATTTTGAGTAGTACACCCTTGATGACAATAATCCTTTGGCATCCGTCACACATGAGCGCGATCTCGACGAATTTCTCGCCAACGCTGCTCTGGCAGATCAAGATTTCACGACCGAACGTACCAAGATGCGAGTGATATCTGCTCCTAACATGCCTACGCCAACTAGCAATCCATTTTTGCTATCcgctgaagaggagaaggaagttatcaagaagaagagcgacTTCCAGGGGGATTTGACTGTGCCTCGACGACCGCCCTGGACAAGACAGATGACAAGgttggagttggagaagcaggaaCGGGAGTCTTTCCTcgaatggagaagggaacTCGCAAAGTGGGTAGGATCTTATACGGCTGTGACAATAGCTAACAACACTGATGCGCGGCAGGCTCGCCGAAACATCTAACCTCTTGCTTACGCCTTTTGAACGTAACGTCCAACTTTGGCGTCAACTTTGGCGTGTTCTTGAGCGTTCTCAACTCATTGTTCAGATTGTGGATGCCAGAAATCCTCTTGGTTTTAGGTGTCAGGATCTGGAGAATTatgtgaaggagattggtAGTGATGAaaatgacgaagagatCACGGTGCcaggcaaaggaaagagaagaagcttatTGTTGATCAATAAGGCTGATTTGTTGACATATGAACAGAGGTTAGTGTAGTATATTCTTCTGCCCTTCTCCATTGCTGATCTGTATTTGACAGATCTGCTTGGGCCGACTATTTCGAGAAGGAAGGCATCTCGTACGCATTCTTCTCTGCTGCtaatgctgctgctgttcaAGAACAGGCAGAGAAACAGCGATTAAGACAATTAGGAGAATATGATGAGCCTAAGCAGTCTAATGAggaaagcgaagaagaatctgaggaggaggaagatgacacTGAGGAGGAGCACTTGACTGAGGATCTCCGAGAAACCCATctcgatgaggaagattggTCTTCAGAAAGTGCAGGAAGGAGTGGGCAAGTTTCAAGGTCggaagtggatgaaaaaCTTGCCGAGGGACAGACTATATCTTTATCCGAAGTTGCCCAAGATGTCAGAGCCAGATTTAGGGAGCGtacggaagaggaagacgtcAGAACAAGGGTCCTCACCGTTACCGAGCTGGAGGATCTTTTCATCAATGCAGCCCCGGATTTGAAAGGTAGATTATCACACGTTTTAATACGCGCATGCTGACAGCTTTGCTAGACTTTGCTACTTCTCAGCACGCCAACCCCAAGCTTATGGTCGGTTTGGTCGGCTACCCTAATGTTGGTAAATCATCTACGATCAACTCCCTCCTTGGTGCCAAGAAGGTGTCTGTTTCTTCAACCCCCGGTAAAACCAAGCATTTCCAGACCCTTGTGCTCTCTGATACTATTACTCTGTGCGATTGTCCTGGTCTTGTCTTCCCGCAGTTTGCCAACACTCAAGCGGACATGGTCGTTGATGGCGTGTTGCCAATCGACCAGATGAGAGAGTACTCTGCTCCTGTGGATTTGCTGTGTAGAAGAATACCGAGGGATATATTGGAGGGTACCTACGGTATTAGGATTGAtgtcaaggatgaagaagagggcggAACAGGTAAAGTGGGGTGGGAAGAGTTCTTGTCTGCTTATGCCAGTAAGCCATTCTAATTTATATCAGTCGCGGTGCTCACTCGTTGATAGTCGCTCGCGGTATGACTCGATCTTCTTTCGGTATGCCGGACACTTCTCGTGCTGCACGATATGTCTTGAAGGACTACGTCAATGCCAAGCTTCTGTTTGCCCATCCCCCCCCTGGTATCGACGCGGACGACTTTATGTCAACCTCTCGAGCCGAAACTATTGCGCGCATTGAAGAATCATATGAGAATGGTAGGAAACATGCGCCAGTGACTCATGTGTCGAAAAATGCCGATACTTACGTTCAGCCTGCCTCAACCAAGGGTAAGGACTctttggatgaggagacAGAGCTGGGACAGGatcagacgaagagagaaaggcaATCCACTAGTAGACAGGTCAAGTCTACTGCTGCCTCCGCTCCCGCACGTTCTGGTCGGGAGAAGGCAGCGGCTCTTGACTCTGTGTACTTCAATGAAGGTGGGGCACAGCCACGTCTGGTCATAAAGGGACGTAATCAGCCTGGCGATATGCaggaaggagggcaagGCTTTTCAAGGGCAACCAGATATCCCCACCAGAGGTTGTTGGGACCTGATGGGATGCCCATGCTTGGTgcgagaggaagagacttGGGAGGGGcaaatgggaagaagcacttcaagagaaaggaaggaaaaaagagatcCGGCAAGGGTTACGATTAGTTACGGATCTAACATTATGCAACCCGATGACTGCACCTTTGAATTATCTACGCACATAAAGAATATGGACAATAGGTTCAATTCCTTCCAAAGTCGTTTATCCGCCGTTGCATGAGTACTGAAATTCTAAAATCTAAATCCGTGCTATTAGAATTATTTTATTTCGACTGTTGCGCGAGCGAACGAGTATCGATAGGAACTTCAATTCGTCACGCATTTTAGCCGGCGGCATCGATTGGGGCTCTTagcctctccttctttgtcaTGCTGTATTTCGTAAGAGGAGGTTAGTTGGATCTTCTTGTATTAATATTTACGAGGATGTGATAATTACTTATGGAGATCTGCTGCTGTTAACCGGCCGTCGGGTCTGCTAAACTGCAAAAACCTGTTCGTAAATTACTCTTCGCCTTGTGGTGACGATTTCTATGCATCGACTAGCGGTAAAACGGTAGAAGTTTGGGATCGGCATGTCCGTCACAGCTATCATACAGTCTTTTATAAGCGACCGTGGGTCTCTCTCAGAACTTACAATCCCCGTCAACCACAGCAAAAGACGACTAGCGTTCAACAACCGATAATGCTAAGAACATCAGGCTCGACAAGCAaagtcttcctctttcggCTGGGCTGCAGACACATGCAAACCCAAGCAGCCACAGGACATGCCCTCGATCTGCCTTCGCCAAGCATGGTGGGCTCTAAATCTCCCAGGAAAGAGCGTGAGGAGGGGAACGTAAGTGGTAAAGCCTGGTCCAGCAATACACGCCAACTACCAGTGCATTCCTTTTGCTGACTGTTGCCGCAGATTAGCtccgtcttctcttccctttcggGAGAAACTGAAAAGCCACTTCCACCTCATTTTGCCGAGCTCAAACGGACCATTATTGGAGAGGAAGCCAATCAAAGAAGGCTTATTGCCGGATGGGAGAGATTGACAAAGAGGTTGCGCGATGCCgcggaagagattgagaggcAGCAACAGGATGTAAGTAATGCTGCATAGGGTAGACTTATACTTCCCGCGCCATTGCTGATGCTTCTTGCTTTAGAGTATCCCTCAAACTTCCTACGATGAATTCGTTAACGGGGGGAATGCAGACCTCCTTAAGCGCATCAAAACCAGTGGATCAGTAATTATTCGAGGTGTGGTGGATGAGCAAACCGCACTCAAATGGCTCGAAGATGTCAAAGTATACATCGCGAAGAATCCATCTGTCAAAGGCTTCCCAGAGAATGACAAGCAGGTATTTGAACTCTAGTAAGCTGCATATCCCATTTACTTGATCAACAGCTCATGAGCGTATTCTAGCTGGTCAAAAACGCAGTTGGCGGCTCGCTCACATCCACGGTCGATGGCAATCCAAAGAGCCCTTCTTTCACTCTTTTCCCACCATCCCAATGCACCCGTCTCTCTCCACACTCCTGTTACATATGTTGATCGTCTCCGCATTCGGCACCCAGGGGATGCTCAATTTGCTCTTGGTCCTCATGCGGATGGTGGAAGTATcgagagatgggaggaCGAGACGTACCGCAAGGTATATCAAAGCTGCTTGGAGGGTAGGTGGGAGGAATTTGATGCATGGACCATCGGCGAAAGGGCTTTGGCAAATCAAAACATGTACGACGGTCCTGGAGCAGTAAGTACTTGACAGTTATTTGCCATTGTTTGGTACCCGGCTGAAAGAAGTCACAGTGTGGGGTTTTTAGGGCATTCCAAGGTTGGACTTCTATGTCTGATACTGGTCCTAGCGAGGGGACTTTGAGAGTTTACCCTCTGCTAAAGGAGCTCACGGCGTATACTATGATGCGACCCCTTTTCCGGTATGTCCTGAACCAGTGTGAAAGTTCTCAACTAACATTGCCAAAGAGAGAAACAGTCTCGAGCAACTCTTTCGCGAGACGAATATCTCTCACCCGCAAACTGGGAGCTTGATTTTGAGACTTCGCGGTTCCCCAATTCCCCCTTGGCCAGATGCCAAGAATACAATGACGAgacccatcctcatcttgaaTTGGAAAGGACGATGGTCAGTATACCCCGAGTTAAGCCTGGAGACCAGGCTTGGTGGCATGGAGGTGAGTAATGAGTTAGTCTACAGTATGAAGCTGATGGCAATTCCATCTCAATCAGACATGATTCACGCTGTAGAATCCGTGCACCAAGGCAAAGGGCCTTCGGCGGTCCTGTATATTCCTGCAGTCCCTCTTACGCCTCGAAACGCAGAGTATGTCCGGGACCAGAGAAGCCAGTTCATGCAAGGAAGGCCAGCACCCGATTTCCCAGGAGGCGTTGGCGAGAGCGATTTTGTCGGTCGGGGTACTCCAGAGGATATCAAAAGTTCTGACGGTAGGCAAGCGTGAGtgttctcttctttctcctgaTGACGGAGAACTGATGATCTTGAAGTATGGGATTAGAGCCATTTGAAGTGAGCGAGCAACTTGCCCCAGGTGAGCGCCAAGTGAGGAAACAGGCGTAAGTTCATCATGATCAATTTGGAACTCTTTTCACTGATATCTCTCAGCAATGAAATACTTGGCTTTTGAGATCATGAAGTAGAGCGTGATAAATAGGGCAGTTGCTTGAAGGTAGCATTTGATTTGGTAATATGCATTCACATTTAGGCAGGCATGGCGACAGCCAAAGCTCCCG of Cryptococcus tetragattii IND107 chromosome 3, whole genome shotgun sequence contains these proteins:
- a CDS encoding mRNA cap guanine-N7 methyltransferase is translated as MVYDPIRDCDVPSPTPAVRRSSSLRGLLNDPPLPAVPIHEDAESHRPTLSNILNDAPRQRSMLPPQQPIRSPSMSLSPRSQNHSLPYPGSRPGSATGSTHPFGHDPRQGTLSPVLSARHMSEDHPRPTSSSSASGRRYTEPVVQTPVAAAHLGSSAYRPRQTSTPGNPSSSYAPRFTPQPTTTPSSPATSQHTPYTPHHSVPHRTIPYIPHRQSAPSSILRPIYPDEIAHLRQLAHANNPLRRKPARVPEPTPVPRRSLPSENDHSYFPPQASHHQLQRDDRRPSAPPSDISHRGPTPSSTPGAPHSSYSQYPPNWEVQTPGSNGNGNGNGDGDKSGRLGKRRARDEEEDGDDERNKKVVSGPVAGQMYSKKVAAVAEHYNARPEVGVERREFSPIIGLKKFNNWIKSVLIGKFAHRPRGKVLDVGCGKGGDLNKWKQARIGLYVGLDVADQSVQQAADRYRRMPRPGFDAFFYAHDCFSNPLSDVLSPELQIKDLYDNVTMQFCMHYAFENAAKARMMIENVSRYLRRGGIFIGTIPNAELLLERLNELPEHDEELRFGNSCYSIQFRERQHKGVYGHDYRFYLTDAVEDVPEYLVDWENFVSLASESGLRLVYKKAFHEILQEEKDSRDFGPLLGKMGVLNEYGESAMDADQWEAANLYMGFAFEKM